The proteins below are encoded in one region of Halocatena salina:
- a CDS encoding RNA-guided pseudouridylation complex pseudouridine synthase subunit Cbf5, with the protein MRAAPTDRDVDELLSFGVVNLDKPPGPSAHQVVAWLRDRLGVDRAAHAGTLDPKVTGCLPVLTGDATRMAQVFDASDKAYIAVLELHGHAEDLDVLSAFEGPILQKPPRKSAVKRRLRTRAIHRLDVLEHEDRRALLRVECESGTYIRKLCHDLGLAVGTGAHMGDLRRVETVPFDDTDLVTMHDLTDAMAFYEDGDEDPIREVVAPGERALTHLPSVTIAPNAAREVANGAPVYAPGVIDAEEVEDAEQGTLLACYTPNGAAVCLGRLVGDPDAESGTVVDTERVLV; encoded by the coding sequence ATGCGCGCAGCGCCCACGGACCGTGATGTCGACGAGCTCCTCTCGTTCGGAGTGGTGAACCTCGACAAGCCGCCCGGTCCCTCCGCCCATCAGGTGGTGGCGTGGCTCCGCGATCGGCTGGGTGTCGACCGAGCCGCTCACGCGGGGACGCTCGATCCGAAGGTAACGGGCTGTCTGCCGGTGTTGACTGGGGATGCGACGCGGATGGCACAGGTGTTTGACGCGAGCGACAAAGCCTACATCGCCGTGCTCGAACTCCACGGACACGCCGAGGATCTTGACGTGCTGTCGGCGTTTGAAGGCCCGATCCTTCAGAAACCACCGCGAAAGAGCGCCGTCAAGCGTCGGCTCCGAACCAGAGCAATCCACCGGTTGGACGTGCTCGAACACGAGGATCGGCGCGCGTTGCTCCGGGTTGAGTGTGAGAGCGGGACGTACATCAGGAAGCTCTGTCACGATCTCGGGTTGGCCGTCGGCACGGGCGCACACATGGGCGATCTCCGCCGGGTAGAGACGGTGCCGTTCGACGACACTGATCTGGTGACGATGCACGATCTCACCGACGCCATGGCGTTCTACGAGGACGGTGACGAGGACCCGATACGGGAAGTCGTCGCCCCCGGTGAGCGGGCGTTAACGCATCTGCCGAGCGTAACGATCGCCCCCAACGCCGCCCGCGAGGTCGCAAACGGCGCGCCGGTGTATGCTCCCGGCGTGATCGACGCCGAGGAGGTCGAGGACGCCGAACAGGGCACGCTCCTCGCGTGTTACACGCCCAACGGAGCGGCTGTCTGTCTCGGTCGGCTGGTCGGTGATCCCGACGCGGAGTCGGGAACGGTGGTCGACACCGAGCGCGTGCTCGTTTAG
- the cmk gene encoding (d)CMP kinase yields MLITVSGPAGVGKSTTATALADALEYDHVSGGDIFRSLADERGMSLLEFNQLAEEDDQIDRDLDRRLRELASDRDALVIESRLAGWMAGEHADLRVWLDAPSAIRAARIADREGKSVEQARSETQARAESEALRYREIYGIDIDDRSIYDLSINTARLEPSGIVETIVTFIESYSPDGDEGKAPIEGVTYDF; encoded by the coding sequence ATGTTGATCACGGTTTCCGGCCCTGCTGGTGTCGGTAAAAGCACGACTGCTACCGCACTCGCAGACGCACTCGAATACGATCACGTAAGCGGTGGGGATATTTTCCGCTCACTCGCCGACGAGCGGGGAATGAGTCTGCTCGAATTCAACCAACTCGCCGAGGAGGACGACCAGATCGATCGGGATCTCGATCGTCGACTCCGTGAACTCGCTAGCGACCGCGATGCTCTCGTGATCGAATCTCGACTCGCCGGTTGGATGGCGGGTGAACACGCCGATCTCCGGGTGTGGCTTGATGCACCCTCTGCCATCCGTGCGGCCCGGATAGCTGACCGAGAGGGAAAGAGCGTCGAACAGGCTCGCTCCGAGACCCAAGCCCGGGCGGAAAGCGAGGCTCTCCGGTATCGGGAGATCTACGGGATCGATATCGACGATCGTTCGATCTACGATCTCTCGATCAACACCGCACGGCTAGAACCATCGGGGATCGTCGAGACCATCGTGACGTTCATCGAATCGTACAGTCCCGACGGAGACGAGGGCAAAGCCCCGATCGAGGGCGTTACATACGACTTTTGA
- a CDS encoding DUF106 domain-containing protein — MARAEQKVNDLLAEDSGMGEALSTVLAQADANGGTVEWSDVNGELTSGQWGRIIEKGLLQSANGNGFAVQNPETVRAALNGESESKSATGQIDDDEESSWTTYDKLAGIGALGLMVGYWFPPVLNTIGSTLHTVIAPLYQFLPFYIIVLLLAVLTGLYSTVLRSKLVDTEKMGKYQQQMRDLQERQKKARERGDDEALQRLQQEQMEAMGDQLGMFKEQFRPMVWVMLLTIPVFLWLRWMTGAGPLPSTAHVIMPFAGEVSWNDTVLIMPAWIMWYMICSFGSTQVIMKGLDLQMTPSTN, encoded by the coding sequence ATGGCACGTGCAGAACAGAAGGTGAATGATCTCCTCGCGGAAGATTCCGGCATGGGCGAGGCACTTTCCACCGTTCTCGCTCAGGCTGATGCGAATGGCGGAACGGTGGAATGGTCTGATGTCAATGGGGAGTTAACGAGCGGTCAGTGGGGGCGCATTATTGAAAAAGGGTTGCTACAAAGCGCCAACGGGAACGGCTTCGCCGTCCAAAACCCCGAAACGGTACGTGCCGCGCTTAACGGTGAATCGGAGTCGAAATCCGCTACCGGACAAATCGATGACGATGAGGAATCCAGTTGGACGACGTATGATAAGCTGGCCGGTATCGGGGCGCTCGGACTGATGGTCGGCTACTGGTTTCCTCCCGTCCTCAACACGATCGGGTCCACGCTCCACACCGTGATCGCTCCGCTCTATCAGTTCCTCCCGTTTTATATCATAGTCCTCCTCTTGGCGGTACTCACCGGACTGTACTCGACGGTGCTCCGGTCGAAGCTGGTCGACACCGAGAAGATGGGAAAGTATCAACAACAGATGCGTGATCTTCAGGAGCGCCAGAAGAAGGCTAGAGAGCGCGGTGATGACGAAGCGCTTCAGCGTCTCCAACAGGAACAGATGGAAGCCATGGGTGATCAGTTGGGAATGTTCAAAGAGCAGTTCCGACCGATGGTGTGGGTCATGCTGCTCACGATTCCCGTGTTCCTCTGGCTACGCTGGATGACCGGAGCTGGGCCGCTGCCGAGTACGGCCCACGTGATCATGCCGTTCGCAGGAGAGGTCAGCTGGAACGACACCGTGCTCATCATGCCGGCGTGGATCATGTGGTATATGATCTGTTCGTTCGGTTCCACGCAGGTCATCATGAAGGGTCTCGATCTCCAGATGACACCGTCCACGAACTAA
- a CDS encoding adenylate kinase — protein sequence MDERPRILLLGPPGAGKGTQSENLVDAYDIEHITTGDALRANKDMETEYGTPREFMDAGELVPDPVVNEIVAEAVSNTEGFVLDGYPRNLSQAEYLDDITDLDCVLFLAVDREELLRRLTGRRVCPECNKTYHVEFNPPETEGVCDACGTELTQRDDDTEAVVNERLDVYEENTKPVVEFYRDRGDLIEIDGEGSPEDVWESLHRQVETVTTE from the coding sequence ATGGACGAACGTCCTCGAATCCTGTTGCTGGGTCCGCCGGGAGCCGGCAAAGGTACACAGAGCGAGAACCTCGTCGACGCCTACGACATTGAACATATTACGACGGGCGATGCGCTGCGCGCGAACAAGGATATGGAGACTGAATACGGCACTCCACGGGAGTTCATGGATGCGGGCGAGCTCGTGCCCGATCCGGTCGTCAACGAGATCGTTGCCGAAGCGGTGTCGAACACCGAGGGGTTCGTGCTGGATGGCTATCCCCGAAACCTCTCACAGGCAGAGTATCTCGACGACATCACCGATCTCGACTGCGTGTTGTTTCTCGCCGTCGACCGTGAGGAACTGCTCCGTCGGCTGACGGGGCGGCGCGTCTGTCCGGAATGTAATAAGACCTACCACGTCGAATTCAACCCCCCAGAGACGGAGGGGGTGTGTGACGCCTGTGGAACCGAGTTGACCCAACGTGACGACGACACCGAAGCCGTCGTGAACGAACGTCTCGACGTGTACGAGGAGAACACGAAACCGGTCGTGGAGTTCTATCGGGATCGGGGCGACCTGATCGAGATCGATGGCGAAGGGTCACCGGAGGACGTCTGGGAGAGCCTTCACCGACAGGTCGAAACGGTCACGACCGAGTGA
- a CDS encoding class I SAM-dependent methyltransferase, translated as MDESVTPTIATYESVAEQYCERHADRTVVEPLLDRFLGGVDGDRVLDVGCGPGWETETFAQRGYDPIGVDLTPAFLRLASEQTATGRFVRMDMRQLGVVDGSIDGLWACASFLHVPRSDAPATLAEFHRALRSGPLALTVKRGEGTVAGTTYDDDTRRFTLYTTDELTDHVTQAGFTVEHVAVEDGWIHCIGCA; from the coding sequence ATGGACGAGTCCGTCACACCGACGATCGCCACGTACGAGTCCGTTGCCGAGCAGTACTGTGAGCGCCATGCCGACCGAACCGTCGTCGAGCCGCTGCTGGATCGGTTTCTAGGAGGAGTTGACGGCGACCGCGTGCTCGATGTCGGCTGTGGTCCGGGCTGGGAGACCGAGACGTTCGCCCAGCGGGGCTACGATCCGATCGGTGTCGATCTCACACCGGCGTTTCTCCGGCTGGCGAGCGAGCAGACTGCGACCGGACGGTTTGTCCGGATGGACATGCGACAGCTGGGTGTCGTGGACGGATCGATCGATGGGCTGTGGGCGTGTGCGTCGTTTCTCCACGTTCCTCGCTCGGACGCGCCCGCGACACTCGCGGAGTTCCACCGAGCCCTCCGATCGGGACCGCTCGCGCTCACCGTCAAGCGAGGTGAGGGAACGGTCGCTGGTACCACGTACGATGACGACACCAGACGATTCACCCTTTACACGACGGACGAACTCACCGATCACGTGACACAGGCCGGATTCACGGTCGAGCACGTGGCTGTCGAGGACGGGTGGATCCACTGCATTGGGTGCGCGTGA
- a CDS encoding potassium channel family protein: MYLIVVGAGDIGTQLIDIATSSGNEVVVLERDRERAEIAANAFDCLVLNDDATVQDTLTDAGIERADAIISTTDRDATNVMVCLLAEEFGVPNIVSVVHDPDHMNVFERVGANTLQNPQRLIADHLFRSVERPSVIDYMHIGETAEVFEIRVGDEAPIAGKTLSTAASEGIIPEDTLIVAIDREDSDNPITPLGDTHIEHGDLVTVYSERGATPELTDLFGHFEGYEQMVDRS; encoded by the coding sequence ATGTATCTCATCGTCGTTGGTGCAGGGGACATCGGAACTCAGCTCATCGATATCGCTACCAGCTCCGGTAACGAGGTCGTCGTATTGGAACGCGATCGGGAACGTGCCGAGATCGCCGCCAACGCCTTCGACTGTCTCGTTCTCAACGACGACGCGACGGTACAGGACACACTGACCGATGCCGGAATCGAGCGCGCAGATGCGATCATTTCGACGACCGACAGGGACGCGACCAACGTCATGGTCTGTTTGCTCGCCGAGGAGTTCGGCGTACCGAACATCGTTTCGGTCGTCCACGATCCTGATCACATGAACGTTTTCGAGCGAGTCGGTGCGAACACGCTGCAAAACCCCCAGCGGCTCATCGCCGACCACCTGTTTCGGTCGGTCGAACGTCCGTCCGTGATCGATTACATGCACATCGGAGAGACCGCTGAAGTGTTCGAGATTCGTGTCGGTGACGAGGCGCCGATCGCTGGCAAAACGTTGTCGACAGCAGCCAGCGAGGGGATCATTCCCGAGGATACGCTCATCGTTGCGATCGACCGGGAAGACAGCGACAATCCCATCACCCCACTCGGAGACACACACATCGAACACGGAGATCTCGTGACCGTCTATTCCGAACGAGGAGCAACGCCGGAACTCACGGATCTGTTCGGGCATTTTGAGGGTTATGAGCAAATGGTGGATCGATCGTGA
- a CDS encoding TrkH family potassium uptake protein has translation MTLRLRTVLSDLGRMLQALSGMMFLSLIVPIVWGEYYAIPGIVLSGGLALTIGLSFTHSGERTELGKLHGMMIAALGWMLVALFGSLPFLFTAWTVHLAPPWLGVPASVDTPTLAAFRGPTNSVFESMSGFTGTGLTMTAHEDRLPHTLQWWRSFTEWVGGVGVIVLTTAILARPGSGSLTLYESEARSKKIHPSIVSTVRTIWWIFLLFTFLSILLLWLAGMPIWDAINHAMTGLATGGFSITDDSIATYQSPIIEFVLIPVMILGSIAFPVHYLMLRGDLHNVYRDLQTRWVFIYFTAGSAGLIGLLHQYGTYDSLFESVRFGLFQFVSAASCTGFQTAGIGETWSPLSQMTVAFGMFVGASAGSTAGGIKLIRLLTLGKGTAHRISDVFYPSSAIRRFEIDGRILSDIELTREFEEAAIITLLWFVLLAVGVVSLSLLIPPGEGFTLANVVFEVVSAQGNVGLSTGITGSTMPFLGKIVLVFNMWVGRLEIIPVLVLLRAVLVRGDRP, from the coding sequence ATGACTCTACGGTTACGCACCGTTCTTTCGGATCTAGGCCGCATGTTACAGGCGCTGTCCGGAATGATGTTCCTTTCGCTCATCGTGCCGATCGTCTGGGGTGAGTATTACGCCATCCCCGGGATCGTGCTCTCTGGTGGTCTGGCACTCACCATCGGGCTGTCGTTCACTCACAGTGGCGAGCGAACGGAACTGGGAAAGCTCCACGGAATGATGATCGCCGCGTTGGGATGGATGCTCGTGGCGCTGTTCGGGTCGCTTCCGTTTCTGTTCACAGCGTGGACGGTTCACCTCGCTCCCCCGTGGCTGGGCGTTCCGGCGAGCGTCGATACACCGACGCTGGCAGCGTTCCGTGGACCGACCAACAGCGTTTTCGAGAGTATGAGTGGATTTACGGGCACCGGACTCACGATGACGGCCCACGAGGATCGGCTTCCACACACGCTCCAGTGGTGGCGCTCGTTCACCGAATGGGTCGGTGGCGTCGGCGTGATCGTTCTCACAACCGCGATCCTCGCCCGACCGGGCAGCGGATCGCTGACCCTCTACGAGAGTGAAGCACGCTCAAAGAAGATCCATCCGAGCATCGTGTCGACAGTGCGTACCATCTGGTGGATCTTCCTGTTGTTCACATTCCTTTCGATTTTGCTACTCTGGCTGGCTGGCATGCCCATTTGGGATGCCATCAACCACGCAATGACCGGATTGGCGACCGGTGGATTCTCAATTACGGACGACAGCATCGCAACTTACCAAAGCCCCATCATCGAATTCGTGCTCATTCCCGTCATGATTCTCGGGAGTATCGCGTTTCCGGTCCATTATCTCATGCTGCGGGGGGATCTACACAACGTCTATCGGGATCTCCAAACCCGGTGGGTGTTCATCTATTTCACTGCCGGAAGCGCCGGACTCATCGGACTGTTACACCAGTACGGCACGTACGACTCCCTCTTTGAGTCGGTTCGGTTCGGCCTGTTCCAGTTCGTTTCCGCGGCCTCTTGTACTGGATTTCAGACCGCCGGAATCGGTGAGACGTGGTCGCCGCTGTCCCAGATGACCGTCGCCTTCGGGATGTTCGTCGGAGCGTCAGCGGGATCGACGGCTGGCGGAATCAAGCTCATCCGACTACTTACCCTCGGAAAGGGGACGGCACACCGGATCAGTGATGTCTTCTATCCGTCGTCTGCGATCCGTCGGTTCGAGATCGACGGCCGGATCCTCTCGGATATCGAACTCACCCGCGAGTTTGAGGAGGCAGCCATCATCACGCTCCTGTGGTTCGTCCTTCTCGCCGTGGGTGTCGTCTCTCTGTCACTTCTCATTCCACCGGGAGAGGGATTTACCCTCGCAAACGTCGTGTTCGAGGTCGTAAGCGCTCAAGGGAACGTCGGACTTTCGACCGGCATCACTGGCTCAACGATGCCTTTCCTTGGAAAGATCGTTCTCGTGTTCAATATGTGGGTCGGTCGCCTAGAGATCATCCCAGTGCTCGTGTTGCTCCGCGCCGTTCTCGTGCGAGGTGACCGACCATGA
- a CDS encoding beta-ribofuranosylaminobenzene 5'-phosphate synthase family protein, protein MATVRTGARLHIGFQNLSLAHERLYGGVGVALEEPRVVLEAHPADTIDTDPVVQTATERAVSLLGVSGARVRLRRALPRHVGLGSGTQHALATFAAIARAYDIDASVREHAPALGRGGRSGVGVGTFETGGFVVDAGHPTELFTTAPPEPGEWTVPSILARHSLPADWRFVLVIPTGITGEHGEREDRQMRSVVERADPTIGEELAVVLTHQLLPAVADGNIEQFGHAIEAVGRLNGAWYADEQGGVYRPPAGDLIERLRDESAVAGVGQSSWGPVVYGLADVDQIDAARTAATDALAAIDNDGEVLVSEPRNHGVRYD, encoded by the coding sequence ATGGCGACGGTACGAACCGGAGCACGGCTCCATATCGGTTTTCAGAACCTCTCGTTGGCTCATGAACGCCTCTACGGCGGCGTCGGTGTAGCACTCGAAGAGCCACGTGTCGTCCTTGAAGCCCATCCTGCCGACACCATCGATACTGACCCAGTCGTTCAGACTGCCACGGAGCGAGCCGTTTCGTTGCTCGGTGTGTCCGGTGCTCGTGTGCGGCTGCGGCGCGCACTGCCGCGCCACGTCGGTCTTGGAAGCGGTACACAACACGCTCTCGCCACGTTTGCGGCCATCGCTCGCGCTTACGATATCGATGCTTCCGTCCGGGAGCACGCTCCGGCACTCGGACGGGGCGGACGGAGTGGCGTCGGTGTCGGAACGTTCGAGACCGGTGGATTCGTCGTCGACGCTGGTCACCCGACTGAACTGTTCACCACCGCACCGCCCGAGCCGGGGGAGTGGACCGTTCCATCCATCCTCGCCCGCCATTCGCTACCGGCAGATTGGCGGTTCGTCCTCGTGATTCCGACGGGGATCACCGGCGAACACGGCGAGCGCGAGGATCGACAGATGCGGTCGGTCGTCGAACGAGCCGATCCTACCATCGGAGAGGAACTTGCCGTCGTCCTCACCCATCAGCTGCTCCCCGCCGTCGCCGACGGAAACATCGAACAGTTCGGCCACGCGATCGAGGCCGTCGGACGACTCAACGGAGCGTGGTACGCCGACGAACAGGGTGGCGTGTACCGACCACCCGCTGGCGATCTCATCGAACGACTACGCGATGAATCTGCCGTTGCTGGCGTCGGACAGTCGTCGTGGGGACCCGTCGTTTATGGACTTGCTGACGTCGATCAGATCGATGCAGCCCGAACGGCAGCCACCGATGCGCTGGCAGCGATCGACAACGATGGCGAGGTGCTCGTGAGTGAGCCTCGAAACCACGGCGTACGATACGATTGA
- a CDS encoding transcription factor S has translation MQFCEECGSLMHTDPETDEMVCSNCGVRTTKDEERAAEFVSTETQTFDDVIETEEGDADEGKPTADVICEECDNDEAWYTIKQTGAADEPPTRFFKCTECGHRWRGYS, from the coding sequence ATGCAGTTCTGTGAGGAGTGCGGTTCGTTGATGCACACCGACCCAGAGACCGACGAAATGGTCTGTTCGAACTGCGGTGTGCGCACCACCAAGGACGAAGAACGCGCAGCCGAATTCGTCAGTACCGAAACCCAGACGTTCGACGACGTGATCGAAACCGAAGAGGGCGACGCCGACGAGGGAAAGCCCACCGCTGACGTCATCTGCGAGGAGTGTGACAACGATGAGGCGTGGTACACGATCAAGCAAACCGGCGCGGCCGACGAGCCACCGACGCGCTTTTTCAAATGTACCGAGTGTGGCCACCGCTGGCGAGGATACAGTTGA
- a CDS encoding ZIP family metal transporter, translating to MGITDSMGFDNQFGRPSQVGIVAVVALVCLSGVGIANDQWKVFVISWIGFIAMAGAAIPGSRTETTNAGQLVWGYGLASGAMIASASIFLVPQAVGFSATVGGIGIAVGILLGYGAHTIGHRLSHVESFGTVAVQLSAHSLAGGAIIGLVYATLPDLGLLLGLSIVSHKGPAGYAAARRLSRRGNATSVLLVPAAAVGLAALPASMLNLPVSMAGNAIISGIATGIFLHIAMDFLPQCDTGSEIGQAVGQKESDAVHAELDRLRVHAVVSTVLGSGAVVLAWAVLTL from the coding sequence ATGGGAATCACGGATTCGATGGGGTTCGACAACCAGTTTGGGCGACCGTCACAGGTTGGGATCGTTGCCGTCGTTGCACTCGTCTGTCTGTCTGGAGTTGGGATAGCAAACGATCAGTGGAAGGTGTTCGTCATCTCCTGGATCGGGTTCATAGCGATGGCGGGGGCGGCCATTCCGGGGTCGCGCACGGAGACGACGAACGCAGGTCAGTTGGTGTGGGGGTATGGGCTTGCCAGCGGTGCGATGATAGCGAGCGCCTCGATCTTCCTCGTCCCCCAAGCCGTCGGGTTTTCCGCTACGGTCGGGGGGATTGGGATCGCTGTCGGGATTCTTCTGGGCTATGGAGCACACACTATCGGTCACCGGCTCTCTCACGTCGAATCGTTCGGAACGGTCGCCGTTCAGCTCAGTGCGCACTCTCTCGCCGGGGGGGCGATCATTGGTCTCGTGTACGCGACGCTTCCAGATCTGGGACTGTTGCTCGGACTCAGCATCGTCTCACACAAGGGACCGGCGGGGTATGCCGCTGCTCGCCGCCTCTCTCGCCGTGGAAACGCCACGTCCGTGCTGCTCGTTCCGGCCGCTGCGGTCGGGTTGGCTGCGCTGCCAGCATCCATGCTGAATCTCCCCGTTTCGATGGCAGGAAACGCTATCATCTCGGGAATCGCCACTGGTATTTTCCTCCATATTGCGATGGACTTTCTTCCCCAGTGTGATACTGGCAGCGAGATCGGGCAAGCGGTCGGGCAAAAGGAGAGCGACGCCGTCCACGCCGAACTCGATCGACTCCGGGTCCACGCCGTCGTGAGTACCGTCCTCGGCTCGGGAGCGGTTGTACTCGCGTGGGCAGTGCTCACCCTGTGA